In a single window of the Sphingosinicella microcystinivorans genome:
- a CDS encoding TonB-dependent receptor domain-containing protein, which translates to MTTGRKALVLGIAAAWVLAAPVMAAEPIEFAVAAQPLGTALTEIASAAGLEVMFPADAVAGRRAPAINGRRTLADVLDQLLAGTGLTATIENGTIVVREDGEIVVTGTRIRGAAIASPLISISGADMRAAGHTTLTDVAAALPQNFGGGQTPGLGFLVPQSSGENIGSGTALNLRGLGQDATLTLLNGRRLSFGGNRQAIDISAIPVAAVERLEIVADGASALYGSDAVAGVANVILKRDYDGVTTSARFGASTDGGNAQQQYGLVAGTRWTTGGVIATYDYGHQSAVLWRQRSYTAETNDGLTLYPELEHHSLVASGHQALGSDITLGLDALYNWRRDRRTYAVSESPAVPRYTVPGHVESLTIAPSLTVGAGRWSLAAAATYGFDRTHYGTDMIAAGVATPTLRACYCNTAWSAEVNADGPLFRLPAGDARLALGAGYRVNDFHAYRTVGPAQDVDVSQDAYYAFGEFSLPLVAPEQGLGLVHRLTLNAAVRYEKYPGIDSVATPRFGIVYAPTPDLDLKASWGRSFKAPTLWQQYSGQIVDLRPASTAGGTGLPASATVLSVFGGNPGLKPERASTWSVSAALHPEALPGTSIEISGFGIDYDERIVTPITQYARALSDPVFAEFIVENPSAADIAAAFADREFINRAGADYDPANVVAVIWNANVNAAWQKVRGVDVAARQRFDLGADTVLVLSGSATWMRSRQKISQTQPEMRLAGTVFNPPKFRARGGASLAAGAFDLSAFVNHIAGVDQTRIVPAERLHGMTTLDLSLLYRPAGGGLLGGLEFSLSAMNAFNAKPDTFPPVLILDAPYDSTNYSALGRVVSFGISKSW; encoded by the coding sequence ATGACGACAGGACGAAAAGCCCTGGTGCTGGGCATTGCCGCGGCGTGGGTGTTGGCCGCGCCCGTGATGGCGGCGGAACCGATCGAATTCGCGGTGGCGGCGCAGCCGCTCGGGACGGCACTGACAGAGATCGCCAGCGCTGCGGGCCTGGAGGTGATGTTTCCTGCCGATGCCGTCGCGGGCCGGCGCGCGCCGGCGATCAATGGACGCCGCACGCTTGCGGACGTGCTCGACCAACTGCTGGCAGGGACAGGTCTCACCGCGACGATCGAGAACGGCACCATCGTCGTGCGGGAAGACGGCGAGATCGTCGTCACGGGAACGCGTATCCGCGGCGCCGCGATCGCCTCGCCGCTGATTTCTATTTCGGGTGCGGACATGCGCGCGGCCGGCCACACCACGCTCACCGACGTTGCCGCGGCGCTCCCGCAGAATTTCGGGGGCGGGCAGACTCCGGGGCTGGGCTTTCTCGTCCCGCAATCGAGCGGCGAGAATATCGGTTCTGGAACCGCGCTCAACCTGCGCGGGCTTGGCCAGGACGCAACGCTGACGCTGCTCAACGGCCGCAGGCTGTCGTTCGGCGGCAATCGCCAGGCGATCGATATTTCGGCGATTCCCGTTGCGGCGGTCGAGCGGCTCGAGATCGTCGCGGACGGCGCCTCGGCGCTTTACGGTTCGGATGCCGTCGCCGGCGTCGCCAACGTCATCCTGAAGCGCGACTATGATGGCGTGACGACGTCGGCGCGCTTCGGCGCATCGACCGACGGCGGCAATGCGCAGCAGCAATATGGTCTCGTCGCAGGAACGCGCTGGACCACGGGCGGCGTCATCGCCACCTATGATTATGGCCATCAGTCGGCGGTGCTCTGGCGGCAGCGGTCGTACACTGCGGAAACCAATGACGGCCTCACGCTCTATCCCGAGCTTGAGCATCACAGCCTCGTCGCGAGCGGTCACCAGGCGCTCGGTTCCGATATCACGCTTGGCCTCGATGCGCTTTACAACTGGCGGCGCGACCGGCGGACCTATGCGGTGTCCGAAAGCCCGGCTGTGCCGCGCTACACGGTACCCGGACATGTCGAAAGTCTGACGATCGCGCCATCGCTCACGGTTGGTGCGGGCCGCTGGTCGCTTGCCGCGGCGGCGACCTACGGGTTCGACCGGACGCATTACGGCACGGACATGATCGCGGCGGGCGTTGCAACGCCGACGCTGCGGGCCTGCTACTGCAACACGGCGTGGTCGGCGGAGGTCAATGCCGACGGGCCGCTGTTCCGTCTGCCTGCGGGCGACGCGCGCCTCGCGCTCGGCGCCGGGTACCGGGTCAACGACTTTCATGCGTATCGCACGGTCGGGCCGGCGCAGGATGTCGACGTGTCGCAGGACGCCTATTACGCGTTCGGCGAATTCAGCCTGCCGCTGGTCGCGCCGGAGCAGGGGCTTGGCCTCGTCCACCGTCTGACGCTGAACGCCGCCGTCCGCTACGAAAAATATCCGGGCATCGACTCGGTTGCGACGCCGCGGTTCGGGATTGTCTACGCGCCCACGCCGGACCTCGATCTCAAGGCCTCCTGGGGACGGTCGTTCAAGGCGCCGACGCTCTGGCAGCAGTACAGCGGCCAGATCGTCGATCTGCGGCCGGCATCGACGGCGGGCGGCACGGGTCTTCCCGCATCGGCGACGGTGCTCAGCGTGTTCGGCGGCAATCCGGGATTGAAGCCCGAACGCGCCTCGACATGGTCGGTGAGCGCGGCGCTTCATCCCGAGGCCTTGCCCGGCACGTCGATCGAGATCAGCGGGTTCGGGATCGACTATGACGAGCGCATCGTGACGCCGATCACGCAATATGCGCGTGCGCTTTCGGATCCGGTCTTCGCCGAGTTCATCGTGGAGAATCCGTCGGCAGCCGATATCGCCGCGGCGTTCGCCGACCGCGAGTTCATCAACCGCGCCGGCGCGGACTACGACCCGGCCAATGTCGTGGCAGTGATCTGGAACGCCAACGTCAATGCCGCGTGGCAGAAGGTGCGCGGCGTCGACGTCGCGGCACGTCAGCGCTTCGACCTCGGCGCGGACACGGTGCTCGTGCTCAGCGGGTCGGCGACCTGGATGAGAAGTCGCCAGAAAATCAGCCAAACACAGCCGGAGATGCGGCTCGCCGGGACGGTCTTCAATCCGCCGAAATTCCGGGCGCGCGGCGGGGCAAGCCTCGCGGCGGGCGCGTTCGACCTGTCGGCCTTTGTCAACCACATCGCCGGCGTCGACCAGACGCGCATCGTGCCCGCGGAGCGGCTGCACGGGATGACGACGCTCGATCTCAGCCTGCTTTACCGGCCTGCGGGCGGAGGGCTGCTCGGCGGCCTCGAGTTCAGCCTGTCGGCGATGAATGCGTTCAACGCAAAGCCCGACACGTTCCCGCCGGTGCTCATTCTCGACGCGCCGTACGACTCGACGAACTATTCGGCGCTCGGGCGCGTCGTGAGTTTCGGCATCAGCAAGAGCTGGTGA
- a CDS encoding FecR family protein: protein MTDPSRGTGDALRREAARWFARMRGPEAERWRAEFEAWFAAPEHRAAYNRASEVFGLGKLLRDEGGFVELPRRAFARNVVAGAAAVGLLGAGGWLALAGRGRQDGIVATHRGEIRAVALADGSTATLDTETRLALQIGAERRVTLMHGRARFVVAPDARRFVVRAGSSTIVAHGTVFDVTREAGGTAVALLEGRVEVADAGALHPLAPGEAIRKARGSLVRERTASRDAEWPAGIAVFEAARLAEVIGAANRYGPETLVLAGSDLADLKVSGRFRVNDPHLLAPRLARMFGLRVEANRGVIRLARA, encoded by the coding sequence ATGACGGATCCGTCTCGGGGGACAGGAGATGCGCTGCGGCGCGAGGCGGCGCGCTGGTTCGCGCGCATGCGCGGACCGGAGGCGGAGCGGTGGCGCGCGGAATTCGAGGCGTGGTTCGCCGCGCCGGAACACCGCGCCGCCTATAATCGTGCAAGCGAGGTGTTCGGGCTTGGCAAACTGCTGCGTGACGAAGGCGGCTTCGTCGAGCTGCCGCGGCGGGCATTCGCGCGAAACGTCGTGGCCGGGGCGGCGGCAGTGGGCCTGCTTGGCGCCGGCGGGTGGCTGGCGCTTGCCGGGCGCGGCAGACAGGACGGTATCGTCGCGACGCACCGCGGCGAGATCCGCGCGGTGGCGCTCGCCGATGGCAGCACGGCGACGCTCGATACGGAAACCCGCCTTGCGCTCCAGATCGGCGCCGAACGCCGCGTGACGCTGATGCATGGCCGCGCACGCTTCGTGGTCGCGCCTGACGCGCGCCGGTTCGTAGTGAGGGCGGGATCGAGCACGATCGTGGCGCACGGCACGGTGTTCGATGTGACGCGCGAGGCGGGCGGCACCGCGGTCGCGCTCCTCGAGGGCCGCGTCGAGGTCGCCGACGCCGGAGCCTTGCATCCGCTTGCGCCTGGCGAGGCTATTCGCAAGGCCCGCGGCAGTCTTGTTCGGGAGCGCACGGCCTCGCGTGACGCCGAATGGCCCGCCGGCATTGCCGTGTTCGAGGCGGCGCGGCTTGCCGAGGTGATCGGCGCCGCCAACCGCTACGGGCCCGAGACGCTCGTTCTTGCCGGGTCCGATCTCGCCGACCTCAAGGTCTCGGGGCGCTTTCGGGTGAACGATCCCCATCTGCTCGCGCCGCGCCTGGCGCGGATGTTCGGGCTTCGTGTCGAGGCGAACCGCGGCGTCATCCGGCTGGCACGCGCCTGA
- a CDS encoding RNA polymerase sigma factor, translated as MENDEAPRCAPDTDALYRREATRLARFFRRRRIAEEPQDLVHDAFVRLLTAATERPGPERPAAYLQRIARNLLVDCARRAAAHGETVPLQPDSAALAYAPEQTHAIEVEDVRRQYRAAVDALPPRTREVFLLHRVEELTYRQIAERLGIGIRTVEWHIAEALVRIGESLDRP; from the coding sequence ATGGAGAATGACGAGGCGCCGCGATGCGCGCCGGATACGGACGCGCTCTACCGGCGCGAGGCCACGCGGCTTGCGCGTTTTTTCCGTCGCCGCCGCATTGCCGAAGAGCCGCAGGACCTTGTGCATGACGCCTTCGTCCGCCTGCTGACGGCGGCGACAGAGCGGCCGGGACCCGAACGCCCCGCAGCCTACCTGCAGCGTATCGCGCGCAATCTCCTCGTCGACTGCGCGCGCCGCGCCGCGGCGCACGGCGAGACGGTGCCGCTCCAGCCGGACAGCGCCGCGCTCGCATACGCGCCTGAGCAAACCCATGCCATCGAGGTTGAAGACGTGCGCAGACAGTATCGCGCGGCGGTCGACGCGCTCCCGCCGCGCACGCGGGAGGTGTTCCTGCTGCACCGGGTCGAGGAACTCACCTACCGCCAGATCGCCGAGCGGCTCGGTATCGGCATTCGCACCGTCGAATGGCATATCGCGGAAGCACTGGTGCGAATCGGGGAGTCGCTGGACAGGCCATGA
- a CDS encoding phytanoyl-CoA dioxygenase family protein produces MADSVDSEIDEAACRWRDALLRDGYCIIQELVAENAVAALSADLDPVFERTPLSEGLFYGNATRRFHGLLARTPHAAVFVGHPLILAIARAVLTECDAIQLNLTQAIELMPGAPMQPPHRDEEMWPLRTPGVEYLVNVMWPFLPYTEENGATLVWPGSHRRAPDPSEAPVAAEMRPGAALLFLGSTLHGGGANRSATPRRGMIVSYSLGWLKPYELPWLAYPPAVARTFSGEIASLAGYRAHRPNLGTWEGRCPSFLLGRAGSQPPGACDALRPEQEEAIRAFMDQQQGPVRQELR; encoded by the coding sequence GTGGCGGACAGCGTGGACAGCGAAATCGACGAGGCGGCTTGCCGCTGGCGCGATGCGTTGCTGCGCGATGGCTACTGCATCATCCAGGAGCTCGTCGCGGAAAACGCGGTCGCGGCGCTTTCGGCTGACCTGGATCCCGTGTTCGAACGGACGCCGCTGTCCGAGGGGCTGTTCTACGGAAACGCTACACGTCGTTTCCACGGGCTGCTCGCGCGTACGCCGCATGCGGCTGTATTCGTCGGCCATCCGCTCATCCTCGCGATCGCCCGCGCGGTGCTGACCGAATGTGACGCGATCCAGCTCAACCTGACACAGGCGATCGAACTGATGCCGGGCGCGCCGATGCAGCCGCCGCACCGCGACGAGGAGATGTGGCCGCTGCGCACGCCCGGCGTCGAATATCTTGTCAACGTCATGTGGCCGTTCTTGCCGTACACGGAAGAGAACGGGGCGACGCTGGTCTGGCCCGGGAGCCACCGCCGCGCGCCGGATCCGTCCGAAGCGCCGGTCGCGGCCGAGATGAGGCCCGGCGCGGCCTTGCTCTTCCTCGGATCGACGCTCCACGGCGGCGGCGCGAACCGGTCGGCTACACCCCGTCGCGGCATGATCGTCAGCTACAGCCTCGGCTGGCTGAAGCCCTACGAGTTGCCCTGGCTCGCCTATCCGCCGGCGGTGGCACGCACGTTTTCGGGGGAAATCGCCTCGCTTGCGGGTTACCGCGCGCACCGTCCCAATCTCGGCACGTGGGAGGGGCGCTGCCCATCGTTCCTGCTCGGGCGCGCGGGGTCGCAGCCGCCCGGCGCGTGCGATGCGCTCAGACCCGAGCAGGAGGAAGCCATCCGGGCGTTCATGGATCAGCAGCAGGGACCAGTCCGGCAAGAGCTGCGCTGA
- a CDS encoding HEPN domain-containing protein — translation MSNARDNAAKGWNKEAAFLIHQATERYYHTLLLVRTLYSPKTHNLNRLRSQTEALEPRLREVWPSSTKFERRCYELLRAVYVKARYSRHYRITAEELDWIGSRVELLRGLVEELPDAAE, via the coding sequence TTGTCGAATGCTCGGGATAACGCGGCCAAGGGATGGAACAAGGAAGCCGCCTTCCTCATCCACCAAGCCACCGAGCGTTACTACCACACGCTCCTTCTGGTTCGCACCTTGTACTCGCCTAAGACGCACAACCTGAATCGGCTGCGGTCGCAAACTGAGGCGCTCGAGCCCCGGCTTCGCGAGGTGTGGCCCAGCTCAACCAAGTTCGAACGGCGCTGCTACGAGCTGCTGCGCGCAGTCTATGTGAAGGCGCGCTACTCACGCCACTACCGCATCACGGCCGAAGAGCTGGACTGGATCGGCAGCCGCGTCGAGTTGCTGCGCGGCCTCGTGGAAGAGCTGCCTGACGCGGCTGAATGA
- a CDS encoding TonB-dependent receptor, producing the protein MSRLLSGALATQGKRSIIGATTTDAILHSHKIKIWREGTMSLWLNRARKHVVHSAYLVSVLGATSLYPPMANAQAGEAAVEEADVDTIVVSAQRRSETLRQVPISVTVIAGKAVEDLNIRNVNNIQTVTPGLIFDTGASFPQAYIRGLGVATPTPGLEAPVALYVDGSYVPRSVGTLFDLVDIDSIQVLKGPQGTLYGRNATGGAILITTADPTSEFDAKGSLEYGRFNRVRGEASVNLPVGETLAFRFAGAYSQQDGFVTNIATGKKIRGFESYLVRGKVKWEPSPEFRAVLGAEYQDIAIDSPAAGRQVAEAPFCVSCLFGVPNAPGFYQVNEDLDVDSPRHSWYTYLNLDYEAGNIAAMSTTTYRHVYTFSASDVDHSSLSLQGVRPYFGGGTFEQDFQISSSFDGPINFLAGGQYISDRAFSRMAIFGDVIGIPKDIPEEQQIYSNGRLQTETFAAFAEIYLKPIDRVTVTVGGRYSTDRRSLTTEESPIAQLFFNPTGSPTFTQSVRYTKFTPRFVLAYDTGDINFYASYTKGFKAGGFNTPAFAIQEAIEPENIDSYEIGAKFVSPDRRTRMNISAFLYNHKDVQVSVINVARGGQVIENAASARGKGVEFDLSHRVNDWLTVSGGAAYLRAEYRSHPNAQAYLIARDGAGIPVGYVSGIEDLSGYRLPRAPKLTLNGGADINIPVNSDWNARLTPTIRYTTGYDFIAGAGGPSRNDRQRALTLVNLSGGVGPNSGKYEIGFYIDNLLNKKYYEQIVTSVFGYETYVAPPITYGARLKFRIGN; encoded by the coding sequence CCGCCCATGGCGAATGCGCAGGCCGGCGAAGCCGCCGTGGAAGAAGCGGATGTCGATACGATTGTCGTTAGCGCCCAGCGGAGGTCGGAGACGCTTCGTCAGGTTCCCATCTCGGTCACCGTCATCGCCGGAAAGGCGGTTGAAGACCTGAATATTAGAAACGTAAACAATATTCAGACCGTTACACCAGGGCTGATTTTCGATACCGGCGCGTCATTTCCACAGGCTTATATTCGTGGGCTGGGCGTGGCCACGCCGACACCCGGCCTCGAAGCCCCCGTCGCACTCTATGTCGATGGATCCTATGTGCCCCGGAGCGTCGGGACACTGTTCGACCTGGTTGATATAGACTCCATTCAAGTCCTCAAAGGACCACAAGGTACGCTCTATGGCCGTAACGCGACCGGCGGCGCTATCCTGATCACGACGGCCGATCCTACGAGCGAGTTCGATGCAAAAGGGTCACTGGAATATGGCCGCTTCAACCGTGTGCGTGGTGAGGCGTCGGTTAACCTTCCTGTGGGAGAAACGCTGGCGTTCCGCTTTGCCGGAGCCTATTCCCAACAAGATGGCTTCGTCACCAACATCGCCACCGGCAAGAAAATTCGCGGCTTCGAAAGCTACCTTGTTCGCGGTAAGGTGAAATGGGAGCCGTCACCGGAATTCCGGGCTGTCCTTGGTGCCGAATATCAGGATATTGCAATTGATTCACCGGCCGCAGGACGACAGGTGGCAGAGGCGCCTTTCTGCGTCTCATGCCTGTTCGGGGTTCCCAACGCGCCGGGATTTTATCAAGTCAACGAGGATCTCGACGTCGATAGCCCACGCCACTCTTGGTACACCTATCTGAACCTCGATTATGAGGCTGGAAACATCGCGGCGATGAGCACGACCACCTACCGCCACGTCTACACCTTTAGCGCGTCCGACGTGGATCACTCGTCTTTGTCGTTACAGGGCGTCCGCCCCTATTTTGGAGGTGGAACCTTCGAGCAGGACTTCCAAATTTCCAGCTCTTTCGATGGGCCTATCAATTTCTTGGCAGGTGGCCAGTACATCAGCGACCGCGCTTTTTCGCGCATGGCAATCTTCGGCGATGTTATCGGAATCCCGAAAGATATCCCTGAGGAGCAGCAAATCTACAGCAATGGTCGACTGCAGACCGAAACCTTTGCTGCCTTTGCGGAAATCTATCTCAAGCCGATCGATCGCGTGACGGTGACGGTGGGCGGACGTTACTCCACCGATCGACGTTCGCTAACCACCGAAGAGTCCCCTATCGCGCAGCTCTTTTTCAATCCTACCGGTTCGCCGACATTTACGCAAAGCGTCCGCTACACCAAGTTCACGCCACGCTTTGTCCTTGCCTATGATACTGGCGACATCAATTTCTATGCGAGCTATACGAAGGGCTTCAAGGCGGGAGGCTTCAATACCCCAGCCTTTGCGATCCAGGAAGCGATCGAGCCGGAGAATATCGACAGCTATGAAATCGGCGCCAAGTTTGTCAGCCCAGACCGTCGGACCCGGATGAACATCTCTGCCTTCCTGTACAATCACAAGGACGTTCAAGTCTCCGTCATAAATGTGGCGAGGGGTGGACAGGTGATCGAGAACGCGGCCAGTGCACGAGGGAAGGGCGTCGAATTCGACCTGAGTCATCGGGTGAATGACTGGCTGACAGTTTCGGGCGGAGCCGCCTATCTGCGGGCTGAGTATCGCAGCCATCCGAATGCACAGGCTTATTTGATTGCCCGTGACGGTGCGGGTATTCCGGTCGGCTATGTTTCGGGGATTGAGGACCTGTCAGGCTATCGTCTGCCTCGCGCGCCGAAGCTGACGTTGAACGGCGGTGCGGACATTAACATACCGGTCAATTCAGACTGGAATGCGCGGCTGACGCCCACTATCCGCTATACGACGGGCTATGATTTTATCGCCGGGGCGGGCGGGCCGTCGCGAAACGACAGGCAGCGTGCACTCACACTGGTAAATCTTTCGGGCGGTGTGGGTCCGAACTCCGGAAAGTACGAAATCGGCTTCTACATTGATAACCTGCTCAACAAGAAATATTACGAGCAGATCGTTACCAGCGTGTTTGGTTACGAGACCTACGTCGCTCCGCCGATCACCTACGGTGCCCGCCTCAAGTTCCGAATCGGAAATTAG